The Achromobacter deleyi genome has a window encoding:
- a CDS encoding CaiB/BaiF CoA transferase family protein has product MKHEHLNSAGPLAGITVIDFTWIGAGSFTTKLLADFGADVIKIESADRLDSLREAKPFKDGRAGVNRSGYFADRNSSKRSITLNLKRPEARALALRLVKDADVVANNFTPGTMERLGLGYEALREINPSMVYLAMSMQGDSGPQANYLGYGLTMGAVTGLQFLCGKPGRPPAGTGTNFPDHIPNPTHAAFAVLAALRHRRRTGKGQYIDVAQIEPTIALLGPAVMDYTANGQVAQPRGNAQDDWAPQGVYPASGEDRWVAISAATDDQWLALRRALGDPPELAKPEYGHALGRWQARGDIDRALARSTASWEAPALMRVLQAAGVPAGIVADAADVLRHDPQLQERGHWRRVVHPEMGETVYSAPPFKLSRTPGDVLRPAPLLGEHTEEVCRERLGIDAAQVAMLREQGVLR; this is encoded by the coding sequence ATGAAACACGAGCACCTGAACAGCGCAGGCCCCCTGGCGGGGATCACGGTAATCGACTTTACCTGGATCGGAGCCGGATCCTTCACCACCAAGCTGCTTGCGGATTTTGGCGCCGACGTGATCAAGATCGAAAGCGCCGATCGCCTGGATTCTCTGCGCGAGGCAAAGCCGTTCAAGGACGGGCGCGCCGGCGTCAATCGCAGCGGCTACTTCGCAGACCGCAACTCCAGCAAGCGCAGCATCACGCTGAATCTGAAACGTCCAGAAGCGCGTGCCCTGGCACTGCGCCTGGTCAAGGACGCCGACGTCGTGGCGAACAACTTCACGCCTGGAACCATGGAGCGGTTGGGACTGGGATACGAGGCGCTGCGCGAGATCAACCCGAGCATGGTCTATCTGGCCATGTCCATGCAAGGCGACAGCGGACCGCAGGCCAACTACCTGGGTTACGGGCTGACCATGGGTGCGGTGACCGGCCTGCAGTTCCTTTGCGGCAAGCCCGGTCGTCCGCCAGCGGGCACTGGCACCAACTTTCCCGATCACATCCCCAATCCCACCCACGCGGCATTTGCCGTGCTGGCCGCGCTGCGCCATCGGCGGCGTACCGGGAAGGGACAGTACATCGACGTGGCCCAGATAGAACCCACCATCGCCCTGCTGGGACCGGCGGTGATGGATTACACGGCCAATGGCCAGGTGGCCCAGCCGCGAGGCAACGCCCAGGACGATTGGGCGCCACAGGGCGTATATCCCGCATCCGGAGAGGACCGCTGGGTTGCGATATCCGCCGCCACCGACGACCAGTGGCTGGCATTGCGCCGCGCGCTGGGCGATCCGCCGGAGCTTGCAAAGCCGGAATACGGGCATGCCCTGGGCCGCTGGCAGGCGCGCGGTGACATTGATCGGGCGCTAGCGCGCTCCACGGCTTCCTGGGAGGCGCCTGCCCTCATGCGCGTCCTGCAGGCGGCAGGGGTGCCGGCTGGCATCGTGGCCGACGCCGCCGACGTCCTGCGCCACGATCCCCAACTCCAGGAACGCGGGCACTGGCGCCGGGTCGTTCATCCCGAGATGGGGGAAACGGTGTATAGCGCACCGCCTTTCAAGCTTTCCCGGACCCCCGGCGATGTCCTGCGGCCCGCGCCATTGCTGGGCGAACACACCGAAGAAGTCTGCCGGGAGCGGCTGGGGATCGATGCGGCTCAAGTCGCCATGCTTCGCGAACAGGGAGTGCTTCGATGA
- a CDS encoding CaiB/BaiF CoA transferase family protein, giving the protein MIRETALHGLRVLDLCGHATQYCGRMLAQLGADVVLVEPPGGASTRREGPFLEQRPHPERSLPFAYFNQGKRGMCLDLEQAQGQSLLRELARSADILIEAEPAGLMERRGLGYDDLKKINPGLVMTRITAFGQSGPYAHYAADDLVALAMGGLLYLGGYPDSEPLAAYGHQAYLAAAQFAAVGSLIALWSCEDGGGQGQQVDVSMQECVAMALENAVQFVDLEDTVRRRNGGLQRQAGTGVFACSDGMVYLMAGGIAANRFWSATTDWLVDVGAPGAQALREERWGDMAYLASDEAKERFEAIFLPYAATRTKAELYEEGQRRRIPICPVSTSADLLVNEQLRHRRFFQDDAPHPYSGALLALPGAPYRLTGTPWQAGRPAPRLGEHTSQILETLGYEWQAQQVLLRAGVTG; this is encoded by the coding sequence ATGATCAGGGAGACGGCGTTACACGGTTTGCGGGTGCTGGACCTGTGCGGTCATGCGACGCAATACTGCGGCAGGATGCTGGCGCAACTGGGCGCCGATGTGGTGCTCGTGGAACCGCCGGGCGGCGCCTCGACACGGCGCGAGGGTCCATTCCTGGAACAGCGCCCTCACCCCGAACGCAGCCTGCCCTTTGCCTACTTCAACCAGGGCAAGCGCGGCATGTGCCTGGATCTCGAGCAGGCCCAAGGACAGTCGTTGCTGCGCGAACTCGCCCGCAGCGCGGACATCCTGATCGAGGCCGAACCGGCAGGCCTCATGGAACGGCGCGGCCTGGGTTATGACGATCTCAAGAAGATCAACCCGGGCCTGGTCATGACCCGCATCACGGCCTTTGGCCAGTCCGGACCCTATGCGCACTACGCGGCCGACGACCTGGTGGCACTGGCGATGGGCGGACTCCTGTACCTGGGCGGATATCCCGATAGCGAACCCTTGGCCGCGTACGGGCATCAGGCCTATCTGGCCGCGGCGCAGTTCGCGGCCGTGGGGTCCTTGATCGCGCTATGGAGCTGTGAAGACGGCGGCGGACAGGGGCAGCAGGTCGATGTGTCGATGCAGGAATGCGTCGCCATGGCGCTGGAGAACGCGGTGCAGTTCGTCGACCTGGAAGACACGGTGCGCAGGCGCAATGGCGGCCTGCAGCGCCAGGCGGGCACCGGCGTATTTGCCTGCTCCGATGGCATGGTCTATCTGATGGCCGGAGGGATCGCGGCCAATCGCTTTTGGTCCGCGACCACGGACTGGCTGGTGGATGTCGGCGCCCCGGGCGCGCAAGCATTGCGCGAGGAGCGCTGGGGCGATATGGCCTATCTTGCCAGCGACGAGGCCAAGGAACGCTTCGAGGCCATATTCCTTCCTTATGCGGCCACCCGGACGAAGGCCGAACTCTATGAGGAAGGCCAGCGCAGGCGCATTCCGATCTGCCCGGTCAGCACCAGCGCCGATCTGCTGGTCAACGAGCAACTCAGGCACCGCCGTTTTTTCCAGGACGATGCGCCGCACCCTTACAGTGGCGCCCTCCTCGCGCTGCCTGGCGCACCCTATCGGCTCACCGGCACGCCTTGGCAGGCGGGGCGTCCCGCGCCTCGCCTGGGCGAACACACCAGCCAGATACTCGAGACGCTGGGATATGAATGGCAGGCGCAACAGGTGTTGCTGCGTGCGGGAGTCACCGGATGA
- a CDS encoding IclR family transcriptional regulator, with protein MPIELPSRETAAGTQVLRRAMALLRLVTTHNRTGLRLTDLHRMSGVEKPTVHRILQGLLAERMLRQDTTSKRYYLGAAMYEMGIAAAPKLALRDICRPFLRVIADQTGDTVFLIERSNFDGVCMDRAEGNFPIKAFVLDVGRRRPLTVGGGSLAILSALPDLEVQRICDINAERTKDRFPRYSEDDLRRDIADARTRGYALKDVLEIPGVRTAAVPIRRPDGTAIAAISVATIAPRLDQHRSALVAGYIAEAVVAVEAQLAAEP; from the coding sequence ATGCCCATCGAATTGCCGTCCCGCGAAACCGCCGCTGGCACACAGGTGCTGCGCCGGGCCATGGCGCTTTTGCGCCTTGTCACCACGCACAACAGGACCGGCCTGCGCCTGACCGATCTGCACCGCATGAGCGGGGTCGAAAAGCCAACCGTCCACCGCATCCTGCAGGGGTTGCTGGCGGAGCGGATGCTGCGCCAGGACACCACAAGCAAGCGCTACTACCTGGGCGCTGCGATGTACGAAATGGGGATCGCGGCCGCGCCCAAACTGGCCCTGCGGGACATCTGCCGCCCATTCCTGCGGGTCATCGCGGACCAGACCGGAGACACCGTATTTCTTATCGAACGGTCCAATTTCGACGGCGTATGCATGGACCGCGCCGAGGGCAACTTCCCGATCAAGGCCTTTGTCCTGGACGTGGGGCGCCGGCGCCCGTTGACCGTGGGCGGGGGCAGCCTGGCCATCCTGTCCGCATTGCCGGATCTGGAGGTTCAGCGCATATGCGACATCAACGCCGAGCGAACCAAGGACAGGTTTCCCCGCTACAGCGAAGACGACTTGAGGAGGGATATCGCGGACGCCCGGACGCGGGGCTACGCGCTAAAGGACGTGCTGGAAATCCCGGGGGTGCGAACCGCGGCCGTGCCCATCCGAAGACCGGACGGCACCGCCATTGCCGCGATCAGCGTGGCGACGATCGCGCCACGGCTGGACCAGCACCGCAGCGCGCTGGTGGCCGGTTACATTGCGGAAGCGGTGGTGGCGGTAGAGGCCCAATTGGCGGCCGAGCCCTGA
- a CDS encoding tetratricopeptide repeat protein yields MALSDVRGNPISTDEPASLAAYERAQTLFHGYYGDPVGIIDEALANDPMFVMGHVLRAGMMITASDQCVEPLLRESVEAAEGLHDIANERERRHTAAARAWLNGEFSTSLRRYADILIDYPHDTLALQVGHIGDFLLGRSAMLRDRVAGILPAWNRQMPDYGYVLGMHAFGLEETNLYAQAEAQGRRALELNARDPWAVHAVAHVLEMQGRVEEGIAWLKGRREDWSADNMLSIHNWWHLALFHLDREEIAEVLDLYDNRLRESSTGQVLDLVDASAMLWRLLLRGIDVASRWRQLSAVWQQRGGTGYYAFNDVHALMAHLGAGDGAAAQRLIESMEEAAEGGGTNAMMTRDVGLPVAHALVAFVREDYALTVDLLRDVRLIAHRFGGSHAQRDVLALTLVEAALRDGARTLAKVLTAERIALKPASEGNQKLAARAAAL; encoded by the coding sequence ATGGCGCTGAGCGATGTGCGGGGTAACCCCATTTCCACTGATGAACCAGCATCCCTGGCCGCCTACGAACGAGCACAGACTCTGTTCCACGGTTATTACGGTGACCCGGTGGGGATCATCGACGAGGCGCTGGCCAACGACCCCATGTTCGTCATGGGTCATGTGTTGCGCGCCGGCATGATGATCACCGCCAGCGACCAGTGCGTCGAACCGCTCCTGCGCGAAAGCGTGGAGGCCGCCGAGGGCCTGCACGACATCGCCAACGAGCGCGAACGGCGCCACACCGCCGCCGCGCGCGCCTGGTTGAACGGCGAGTTCTCGACTTCCCTGCGGCGCTATGCCGACATTCTCATCGACTACCCGCACGACACGCTGGCCCTGCAGGTCGGCCATATCGGCGACTTCCTGCTGGGCCGCTCGGCCATGCTGCGCGACCGGGTGGCCGGCATTCTTCCCGCCTGGAACAGGCAGATGCCGGACTATGGCTACGTGCTGGGCATGCATGCATTCGGCCTCGAGGAAACCAATCTCTATGCCCAGGCCGAGGCCCAGGGCCGGCGCGCGCTGGAGCTCAATGCCCGCGATCCCTGGGCCGTACATGCGGTAGCCCATGTCCTGGAGATGCAGGGGCGGGTGGAGGAGGGCATCGCATGGCTGAAGGGACGCCGTGAAGACTGGTCCGCCGACAACATGCTTTCCATTCACAACTGGTGGCACCTGGCGCTGTTTCACCTGGACCGCGAGGAGATAGCCGAAGTCCTGGATCTGTACGACAACCGGCTGCGCGAATCATCCACCGGGCAGGTCCTGGACCTGGTCGATGCTTCCGCCATGCTGTGGCGCCTGCTGCTGCGCGGTATCGACGTGGCATCGCGCTGGCGCCAGCTGTCCGCCGTCTGGCAACAGCGCGGAGGAACGGGGTACTACGCATTCAACGACGTGCATGCCTTGATGGCCCACCTGGGCGCGGGTGATGGCGCGGCCGCGCAGCGATTGATCGAGTCCATGGAAGAGGCCGCGGAAGGCGGCGGCACCAATGCGATGATGACGCGCGACGTCGGCCTGCCCGTGGCGCACGCGCTGGTGGCCTTCGTGCGCGAGGATTACGCGCTGACCGTGGATCTGCTGCGAGACGTGCGTCTGATCGCGCATCGCTTCGGCGGCAGCCACGCCCAGCGCGATGTGCTGGCGCTGACCCTGGTAGAAGCAGCCTTGCGCGATGGAGCCCGCACCCTGGCCAAAGTACTGACAGCCGAACGCATCGCCTTGAAACCCGCCAGCGAAGGCAATCAGAAGCTTGCCGCGCGGGCGGCGGCGCTATAG
- a CDS encoding SulP family inorganic anion transporter — protein sequence MASVTPTPVDTPASQWLRWLPGLTVLRSYKAAWLPRDLAAGLVLTTMLVPVGIAYAEASGVPGVYGLYATIIPLLAYALFGPSRILVLGPDSALAAPILAVVLSVSGGDPMRAVAAASLMAIVSGLFCIVLGLMRLGFITELLSKPIRYGYMNGIALTVLVSQLPKLLAVPIEDAGPLRELWQLARAVGAGEVHYYSFAVGAASLAVILLLKRFERLPGILIAVILATLAVSVFRLDAQGVKVLGEIPQGLPSFAWPWLSDADMVKIVLGGCAVAMISFADTSVLSRTYAARIHTRVDPNQEMVGLGVANLAAGFFQGFPISSSASRTPVAEAAGSRTQLTGVVGAVAVAVLLLAAPNLLRYLPNSALAAVVIAAAIGLFEFKDLRRIYRIQQWEFWLSMLCFAAVAVFGAIPGICLAVVIAIIEFLWDGWRPHFAVLGRVPNLRGYHDLKRYPHAALIDGLVLFRWDAPLFFANAELFQQRLMEAVGASPTPVRRVVVAAEPVTSVDVTSADMLRELSRNLAKEGVALHFAEMKDPVRDKLKRFELTEIFSDDRFHPTVGSAVEDYLESEHARKTKV from the coding sequence ATGGCTTCAGTTACGCCCACCCCGGTCGACACTCCTGCTTCGCAATGGCTGCGCTGGCTGCCCGGACTGACGGTACTGCGCTCGTACAAGGCCGCCTGGCTCCCACGGGACCTGGCCGCCGGCCTGGTCCTGACGACCATGCTGGTGCCGGTCGGCATCGCCTACGCCGAGGCGTCGGGCGTGCCGGGCGTCTACGGTCTGTACGCCACGATCATCCCGCTGCTGGCTTATGCGCTGTTCGGCCCGAGCAGAATTCTGGTGCTGGGGCCGGACTCCGCGCTCGCCGCGCCGATCCTGGCCGTGGTGCTCAGCGTCTCTGGCGGCGATCCGATGCGCGCGGTGGCTGCGGCCAGCCTGATGGCCATCGTCTCAGGCCTGTTCTGCATCGTGCTGGGGCTGATGCGGCTCGGCTTCATCACCGAGCTGCTGTCCAAGCCGATCCGCTATGGCTACATGAACGGTATCGCGCTGACCGTACTGGTAAGCCAGTTGCCCAAGCTGCTCGCGGTCCCGATCGAAGATGCCGGGCCGCTGCGCGAACTGTGGCAACTTGCCAGGGCGGTGGGCGCCGGCGAGGTCCACTACTACAGCTTCGCGGTGGGCGCCGCGAGCCTGGCGGTGATCCTGCTGCTCAAGCGATTTGAACGCTTGCCGGGCATCCTGATTGCGGTGATCCTGGCCACGCTGGCGGTCAGCGTCTTCCGGCTGGATGCCCAGGGCGTGAAAGTGCTGGGTGAGATCCCGCAGGGGCTGCCGAGCTTCGCGTGGCCGTGGCTCAGCGACGCAGACATGGTCAAGATCGTGCTTGGCGGCTGCGCGGTGGCGATGATCTCGTTCGCGGATACCAGCGTGCTATCGCGCACCTATGCCGCGCGCATCCATACGCGCGTGGATCCGAACCAGGAAATGGTGGGGCTGGGCGTGGCCAACCTGGCGGCCGGCTTCTTCCAGGGCTTTCCGATCAGCAGCAGCGCGTCGCGCACCCCGGTGGCGGAGGCGGCGGGCTCGCGCACCCAGCTCACAGGCGTCGTGGGCGCAGTGGCCGTGGCCGTCTTGCTGCTGGCCGCGCCGAACCTGCTGCGCTACCTGCCGAACAGCGCGCTGGCCGCCGTGGTGATCGCCGCCGCCATCGGTCTGTTCGAATTCAAGGACCTGCGGCGCATCTACCGCATCCAGCAGTGGGAGTTCTGGCTGTCCATGCTGTGCTTTGCCGCCGTGGCCGTGTTCGGCGCGATTCCCGGCATCTGCCTGGCCGTGGTCATCGCCATCATCGAATTCCTGTGGGACGGCTGGAGACCGCATTTCGCGGTACTCGGCCGCGTGCCCAATCTGCGTGGTTACCATGACCTCAAACGCTACCCGCATGCGGCGCTGATCGACGGCCTGGTGCTGTTCCGCTGGGATGCGCCGCTGTTCTTCGCCAATGCCGAACTGTTCCAGCAACGGCTGATGGAAGCCGTAGGGGCGTCGCCGACGCCGGTGCGACGCGTGGTGGTGGCGGCCGAGCCCGTCACCAGCGTCGACGTCACCTCAGCAGACATGCTGCGCGAACTGAGCCGGAATCTGGCGAAGGAGGGCGTCGCACTCCATTTCGCCGAGATGAAAGACCCGGTCCGCGACAAGCTCAAGCGCTTCGAGCTGACCGAGATCTTCAGCGACGACCGGTTCCACCCCACGGTGGGCAGCGCCGTGGAAGACTATCTGGAAAGTGAGCACGCCAGGAAAACGAAGGTCTAG
- a CDS encoding LysR family transcriptional regulator, with translation MSRDGYTDLLAFIHVAREGSFTRAAAQLGVSPSAVSHSVRALETRMDVRLLTRTTRSVSVTEAGARLYESTAPRFEEIDAELLAAAEQRKKPAGTVRITTAEHAATAILWPKLSKILPDYPDITVEVTVDYSRSDIVSDRYDAGVRLGDELAKDMIAVRISPDMRIAVVGSPDYFAGKAKPKTPHDLAGHNCINLRLPTHGGLMVWDFRKGKRELKVRVTGQWIYNSISPIVRAALAGQGLGFLPEDAVADHIAEGRLVRVLDDWCQPYTGYHLYYPSRRQSSGALAVIVDALRYRESPRKPATPKDDSASQAAPAMD, from the coding sequence ATGTCGCGAGACGGCTACACCGACCTGCTGGCCTTTATCCACGTAGCGCGCGAAGGCAGCTTTACCCGCGCCGCCGCGCAGTTGGGCGTTTCCCCATCCGCCGTCAGTCATTCGGTGCGGGCATTGGAGACGCGCATGGACGTTCGGCTGCTGACCCGCACCACCCGCAGCGTCTCCGTAACGGAGGCGGGCGCGCGCCTGTACGAAAGCACCGCGCCGCGTTTCGAAGAGATAGACGCGGAACTGTTGGCGGCCGCCGAGCAGCGCAAGAAGCCAGCGGGCACCGTGCGCATTACCACTGCAGAACACGCAGCCACGGCCATCCTCTGGCCCAAGCTCTCAAAAATCCTCCCCGACTACCCCGACATCACGGTGGAAGTCACCGTGGATTACAGCCGCTCGGACATCGTGTCCGACCGCTACGACGCTGGCGTGCGCTTGGGGGACGAGCTGGCCAAGGACATGATCGCGGTGCGCATCAGCCCTGACATGCGCATCGCGGTGGTGGGTTCGCCAGACTACTTCGCCGGTAAAGCCAAACCGAAGACCCCCCACGACCTGGCCGGTCACAACTGCATCAACCTGCGCCTGCCTACTCATGGCGGGCTGATGGTTTGGGACTTCCGCAAAGGCAAGCGTGAGCTCAAGGTGCGCGTGACCGGGCAGTGGATCTACAACAGCATCTCGCCTATCGTGCGCGCCGCCCTGGCGGGGCAGGGCCTGGGATTCCTGCCGGAGGACGCGGTGGCTGACCATATCGCCGAGGGCCGGTTGGTGCGCGTGCTTGACGACTGGTGCCAACCCTACACGGGCTACCATCTGTACTACCCCAGCCGCCGGCAGTCCTCCGGCGCACTGGCCGTTATCGTGGATGCGCTGCGCTATCGGGAGTCTCCCCGCAAGCCAGCCACGCCGAAAGACGACTCCGCCTCGCAGGCCGCGCCCGCCATGGACTAG
- a CDS encoding (R)-mandelonitrile lyase, whose product MKTNLIAAGTAVAMMGAATAHAQGVQITPAGATPTTLGAAQNFSGHVAVDIKSAGDSARHGSVGMVDFAPGARTAWHTHPVGQLLIVTDGKGWVQEEGQSRREIKAGDVVWIKADVKHWHGAAEDNGMRHLAIAYVKDGKSADWKELVSDDQNQAR is encoded by the coding sequence ATGAAAACGAACCTCATCGCCGCCGGTACGGCGGTCGCCATGATGGGCGCCGCAACGGCGCACGCGCAGGGTGTCCAGATCACGCCCGCGGGCGCCACGCCGACGACCTTGGGCGCGGCGCAGAACTTCAGCGGCCATGTGGCCGTGGACATTAAATCGGCAGGCGACAGCGCCAGGCACGGCAGCGTCGGCATGGTCGATTTCGCGCCGGGCGCGCGCACCGCGTGGCACACGCATCCGGTCGGTCAGTTGCTCATCGTCACCGATGGCAAGGGCTGGGTGCAGGAAGAAGGGCAGTCGCGGCGCGAGATCAAGGCCGGCGATGTGGTGTGGATCAAGGCTGACGTCAAGCACTGGCACGGCGCGGCAGAAGACAATGGCATGCGTCACCTGGCGATCGCCTATGTCAAGGACGGCAAGAGCGCGGACTGGAAGGAGCTGGTGAGCGATGATCAGAACCAGGCCCGCTAA
- a CDS encoding carboxymuconolactone decarboxylase family protein, with amino-acid sequence MIRTRPAKRAAAALALVLGVAGGASQNTVQAQAAMTPTQAPSETLSARQQAIPLIASFMAASDMPRLNAALNQGLDAGLTISEGREVLVQLYAYAGFPKSLNALGELLKVVEARKQRGIHDAPGREPSRAIPTGDELLTVGTANQTKISGGPVKNAVTEFAPVINEYLQAHLFGAIFERDNLDWQSRELATVGALAAMPGVEAQLRSHMRASMRMGLTPAQLRQLTQVLAERGDADAATRAGHALQEALAAASGG; translated from the coding sequence ATGATCAGAACCAGGCCCGCTAAGCGCGCAGCCGCCGCGCTCGCCCTGGTGCTGGGCGTGGCCGGCGGCGCCTCGCAGAACACCGTGCAAGCACAAGCTGCCATGACGCCCACCCAAGCCCCCTCGGAAACGCTGTCCGCCAGGCAGCAGGCCATCCCGCTGATCGCGTCCTTCATGGCGGCGAGCGACATGCCCCGGCTCAATGCGGCGCTGAACCAGGGCCTGGATGCAGGCCTCACCATCAGCGAGGGCAGGGAAGTGCTGGTGCAGCTCTATGCCTACGCCGGTTTCCCCAAGAGTCTGAACGCACTGGGCGAACTGCTGAAGGTCGTCGAAGCCCGCAAGCAGCGCGGCATCCATGACGCACCGGGCCGCGAACCCAGCCGCGCCATTCCCACGGGCGACGAACTGCTCACGGTCGGCACAGCCAACCAGACGAAGATTTCCGGCGGTCCGGTCAAGAACGCCGTGACGGAATTCGCCCCGGTCATCAATGAATACCTTCAAGCGCACCTGTTCGGCGCCATCTTCGAACGTGACAACCTGGACTGGCAAAGCCGCGAGCTGGCCACCGTCGGCGCGCTGGCCGCCATGCCGGGCGTAGAAGCGCAACTGCGCTCGCACATGCGCGCCAGCATGCGCATGGGCCTCACCCCCGCGCAGTTACGCCAGTTGACGCAGGTGCTGGCTGAACGCGGCGATGCGGATGCGGCCACGCGCGCCGGGCACGCATTGCAAGAGGCGCTTGCCGCCGCCTCGGGAGGCTGA
- a CDS encoding alpha/beta hydrolase, with protein MKAAKTLLTAMTLTSFATCAALPELDSRSVSDGPLVIQEQGSFTVGGTVVRTPGTYDNNHPTAAGQSFHGDHLYAFYQIPQNPKPLPIVMLHGAFQSGRSWETTPDGRQGFQTLFLRRGFPVYLVDQPRRGRAGNSTVAATIEPIPFDQLFFDQFRLGKWPNYFDNAQFDRRPETLDQFLRSVTPNTGPYDPGVISDAMAALFEKTGPGILFSHSQAGGPGWLTAIKSRNVKGIVAFEPGSGFIFPEGEVPDAMPSAAGTLTPESVPLADFQKLTRIPIVIYYGDNFPTEPTAERGQDNWRVRLAMARLWVDAVNRHGGDAQLVHLPAIGIQGNTHFLMSDLNNVQIADLVSRFLADKKLD; from the coding sequence ATGAAAGCTGCCAAGACCCTTCTGACCGCCATGACACTGACCTCATTCGCCACTTGCGCGGCCCTGCCCGAGCTCGACAGCAGGTCCGTCTCCGATGGCCCGCTGGTGATACAGGAGCAGGGGAGTTTCACTGTGGGCGGGACGGTCGTGCGCACGCCCGGCACGTACGACAACAACCACCCCACCGCCGCGGGGCAGTCGTTCCATGGAGACCACCTCTACGCGTTCTATCAAATCCCGCAGAACCCCAAGCCGCTGCCCATCGTCATGTTGCACGGCGCCTTCCAGTCGGGGCGCAGTTGGGAAACCACGCCGGATGGCCGTCAGGGCTTTCAGACCCTCTTCTTGCGCCGAGGCTTTCCGGTCTATCTGGTCGATCAGCCTCGTCGCGGCAGGGCCGGTAACAGCACCGTGGCGGCGACGATCGAGCCCATTCCCTTCGATCAACTCTTCTTCGATCAATTCCGGCTCGGCAAGTGGCCGAACTACTTCGACAACGCACAGTTCGACCGCAGGCCCGAGACGCTGGACCAGTTCCTTCGCTCGGTCACGCCCAACACCGGGCCTTACGATCCCGGCGTGATCTCGGACGCCATGGCTGCACTGTTCGAGAAAACAGGGCCCGGCATCCTGTTCTCGCACTCGCAGGCAGGCGGCCCGGGCTGGCTCACGGCGATCAAGAGCCGGAACGTCAAGGGAATTGTCGCGTTTGAGCCCGGCAGCGGGTTCATCTTCCCCGAAGGCGAAGTGCCCGATGCCATGCCCAGCGCGGCGGGGACATTGACACCCGAGTCGGTGCCCCTGGCCGACTTCCAGAAGCTCACGCGTATCCCGATCGTCATCTACTACGGCGACAACTTTCCAACCGAACCGACCGCGGAACGCGGCCAGGACAACTGGCGCGTGCGCCTGGCCATGGCCAGGCTTTGGGTCGACGCCGTCAACAGACACGGTGGCGACGCGCAACTGGTTCATCTGCCGGCGATCGGCATCCAGGGCAATACGCATTTCCTGATGTCAGACCTCAACAACGTCCAGATCGCCGACCTGGTCTCGCGGTTCCTGGCCGACAAGAAGCTGGACTGA